The genomic window GCAGCGTCTAGAGGTTGAGCTACTGATTGGTGAGCCGGTGCTGCAAGCAATCGAGTTGCAGGCCCTTGGTCAAGACTTACTTTTTACGGGCAAAGGGCTGCCAGAGGCGCGCTGGCGCGAACTGGGCGCCTTGCCCCTTCAAGAAGCCAATGGAAGATTGGTAGTTGCCGTACCGAGCAACTGGGGGCCCCAGCAACGCCAGAATTTAAGTGAGGAATTGCAACGTGCCGGCTTCAACGCGGAGCTGAAGTTGGCCTTAGCGACAAATCTCACAACTGCGCTCACGCCAAAAGCACCAACTCCTTCTCCCGCAGCCTCCAGACCAGCCCAACCACGACCACCTGCAAGCTTTAACGCCCCCCGCTCCTTAACCAAAGACCTAGGCATCCCGGGCACCTCCGAAGGACAGCGGCAAGAGGTCGCCGATGTCGAAGATCTGGAGATCAATGCGGCAGCTGCCAGCAGCAGTGCCAATGCGTCACCAATCGTCAGCTTGGTGGACCGGATCCTGATCGAGGCTCTTACCTCTGGAGCCAGTGATATTCACGTGGAACCCCAGGAAAACACCCTGGAAATCCGCTTTCGCCTCGACGGTGTACTGCAGAAGCACTTTGAGGATCTGCCAAAGAGCCTGACGCCGGCCGTGACATCACGCATCAAAATCATGGCGGAGCTGGACATCGCCGAACGGCGATTGCCTCAAGACGGCCGCATCAGGCGCATGTTCCGCGGCCGCAAAATGGATTTCCGGGTTAGCACTTTACCCAGCCGTAACGGTGAAAAAATATGCTTGCGCCTACTCGACAGCGGCGCCACCCAGCTCGGCCTGGAAACCCTGATCACCGATGCGGATGCCCGCAGAACCCTGCGGGAGCTTGGATCTAAGCCCTACGGAATGATTCTGGTAACGGGCCCGACCGGCTCGGGCAAATCGACCACCCTCTACGCCCTACTGGCTGAGCGCAACGATCCAGGCATCAACATTTCGACGGTTGAAGACCCAATCGAATACACCCTGCATGGCATCACCCAAACCCAAGTAAACCGAGAGAAGGGGCTCGATTTCAGTACGGCGCTACGTGCCTTCATGCGCCAGGATCCCGACGTTTTGCTGGTGGGAGAAACCCGCGACCTGGAGACCGCCAAAACGGCGATCGAGGCCGCACTTACCGGCCACCTAGTGATGACCACCCTGCACTGCAACGACGCAGCCAGCGCCATCGCCCGCCTCGATGAAATGGGTGTGGAGCCCTTCATGGTGAGCGCATCCCTGCTGGGCATCGTGTCCCAGCGGCTGCTGCGACGGGTGTGCTCGGCCTGCCGAATCAGCTACACCCCCAACCCGGAAGAACTGGCGCGTTTTGGTCTTTTGAGTAGCCACGAAACCGAGGTGACCTTCTTCAGGGCCAACACCCAGAACCGCAACCAGGAAGGCTGCTGCCCTGCTTGCAACGGTGCGGGCTACAAAGGAAGGGTTGGAGTTTACGAAATCCTGCGCATGACGGACACCTTGGCAGCAGCTGTCGCCAAGAGGGAAACCACCGATGTACTGCGACGAATGGCGCTTGAAAACGGCATGAAAACCCTTTTGGGCTACGGGCTGCAGCTAGTGCGCGAAGGTCACACAACCCTGGCCGAGGTCGAACGGATGCTGCT from Cyanobium sp. Tous-M-B4 includes these protein-coding regions:
- a CDS encoding GspE/PulE family protein produces the protein MTLTPSRPVPEASSEEQQRLEVELLIGEPVLQAIELQALGQDLLFTGKGLPEARWRELGALPLQEANGRLVVAVPSNWGPQQRQNLSEELQRAGFNAELKLALATNLTTALTPKAPTPSPAASRPAQPRPPASFNAPRSLTKDLGIPGTSEGQRQEVADVEDLEINAAAASSSANASPIVSLVDRILIEALTSGASDIHVEPQENTLEIRFRLDGVLQKHFEDLPKSLTPAVTSRIKIMAELDIAERRLPQDGRIRRMFRGRKMDFRVSTLPSRNGEKICLRLLDSGATQLGLETLITDADARRTLRELGSKPYGMILVTGPTGSGKSTTLYALLAERNDPGINISTVEDPIEYTLHGITQTQVNREKGLDFSTALRAFMRQDPDVLLVGETRDLETAKTAIEAALTGHLVMTTLHCNDAASAIARLDEMGVEPFMVSASLLGIVSQRLLRRVCSACRISYTPNPEELARFGLLSSHETEVTFFRANTQNRNQEGCCPACNGAGYKGRVGVYEILRMTDTLAAAVAKRETTDVLRRMALENGMKTLLGYGLQLVREGHTTLAEVERMLLTDSGLESERRSKSLSTLTCSSCGAGLHDDWLECPYCLTSR